In Desulfotignum phosphitoxidans DSM 13687, a single window of DNA contains:
- a CDS encoding FAD-binding oxidoreductase: MTAFSNTSKTSNQMRQDLTAMLGPDQCLFALEDRWTYAFDAGGDRAVPLAVVFAHTPDDVCNVMQYAAARRIPVVPRGAGSGLTGGAVPAMGGIVLVLERMNRILEIDTDNLCATVETGVITGTLQKAVEKKGLFYPPDPASAGFSTIGGNIAENAGGMRAAKYGVTKQYVLGLEVVLPDGRRVTLGSKCIKDVVGYSMTELFVGSEGTLGVITQAIVRLVPLPETIKTLAVSFPDIQAAGQVVPMLLKTGVTPCTLEFIDRFCLQAVRKTGLSDPVASLISPDTGAMLLIELDGDEDAVAKEAATVRQICGQCGATGIHSARNPAEREQLWEVRRSIHGALAGLCPHWLEEDIAVPPASIPDMLEKLAALALEQNLRILSFGHFADGNIHLSVSEAAGPLSPQRAGEVTHQIFSLTKVLGGRIAAEHGIGLAKKEYLSVNLDDDTLDLALQLKKMLDPSGILNPGKIFPTHDHQPGNPDAANGVYPPGII; encoded by the coding sequence ATGACCGCCTTTTCAAACACTTCAAAAACATCAAACCAGATGCGGCAGGATCTCACAGCGATGCTGGGACCGGACCAGTGCCTGTTCGCCCTGGAAGACCGGTGGACCTATGCTTTTGACGCCGGCGGAGACCGGGCCGTGCCTCTGGCCGTGGTGTTCGCCCATACTCCGGACGATGTCTGCAACGTGATGCAATATGCTGCGGCCCGACGGATTCCCGTGGTGCCCAGAGGCGCCGGGTCCGGCCTCACGGGCGGGGCCGTTCCCGCCATGGGCGGTATTGTCCTGGTGCTGGAACGAATGAACCGGATTCTGGAGATCGATACGGATAACCTGTGCGCCACCGTGGAAACCGGGGTGATCACGGGCACTCTCCAGAAGGCTGTGGAAAAAAAAGGGCTGTTTTATCCCCCGGATCCGGCCAGTGCCGGTTTCTCCACCATCGGCGGCAATATCGCAGAAAATGCCGGAGGCATGAGGGCCGCCAAGTACGGGGTCACCAAGCAGTATGTCCTGGGCCTGGAGGTGGTGCTTCCGGACGGACGGCGGGTCACGCTGGGATCCAAATGCATCAAGGATGTGGTGGGATATTCCATGACCGAACTGTTTGTGGGATCGGAAGGCACCTTAGGGGTGATCACCCAAGCCATTGTGCGGCTGGTGCCTTTGCCCGAAACCATCAAAACCCTGGCCGTGAGTTTTCCGGACATCCAGGCCGCCGGCCAGGTGGTGCCCATGCTGCTCAAAACCGGGGTAACGCCCTGCACCCTGGAATTCATTGACCGGTTCTGCCTTCAAGCGGTCCGAAAAACCGGCCTGTCAGACCCTGTGGCATCGCTGATCTCTCCGGACACCGGGGCCATGCTGCTCATCGAACTGGACGGGGATGAAGATGCCGTGGCAAAGGAGGCGGCAACGGTCCGGCAGATATGCGGTCAGTGCGGAGCCACCGGGATTCATTCTGCCCGGAATCCGGCTGAGCGGGAACAGCTCTGGGAGGTCCGCCGCAGCATCCACGGGGCCCTGGCAGGACTTTGCCCCCACTGGCTGGAAGAGGACATTGCCGTGCCCCCGGCCTCCATCCCGGACATGCTGGAAAAACTGGCGGCCCTGGCACTCGAACAAAACTTGCGGATTCTGTCTTTCGGGCATTTTGCCGACGGCAATATCCATTTGAGTGTCTCAGAAGCAGCAGGTCCTTTGTCCCCCCAACGGGCCGGGGAAGTCACACATCAGATATTTTCCCTGACAAAAGTCCTGGGCGGGCGGATTGCCGCTGAACACGGCATCGGCCTGGCCAAAAAAGAATACTTAAGCGTCAACCTGGATGACGACACCCTGGACCTGGCCCTGCAATTAAAAAAGATGCTGGATCCCAGCGGCATTCTCAATCCCGGCAAAATTTTTCCCACCCATGATCACCAGCCTGGAAACCCTGAT